The Hymenobacter baengnokdamensis genome includes a region encoding these proteins:
- a CDS encoding redoxin domain-containing protein — MRLLFPGKLLLLLGLGMLAGASRPAAPRLPVTVYVFLAESCPISQQATLPLRALYARYAPLGAQFVGVFPGAGATAASVAAFARTYTVPFTTQPDPGQALAQRLGARITPEAVVVAADQHTILYQGRLDDQYAALGQRRTLSQHHELADALADLAAGRAVAVPHTQAVGCYIEKAGLGQ; from the coding sequence ATGAGGCTACTTTTTCCTGGCAAACTACTCTTGCTACTCGGGCTGGGCATGCTGGCCGGAGCCAGCCGCCCCGCCGCGCCGCGCCTACCCGTCACGGTATATGTTTTTCTGGCCGAAAGCTGCCCCATCAGCCAGCAGGCAACGCTGCCGCTGCGGGCGCTTTATGCCCGCTACGCCCCGCTGGGGGCGCAGTTCGTGGGCGTATTTCCGGGGGCGGGGGCTACCGCGGCCAGCGTAGCGGCTTTTGCCCGCACCTATACGGTGCCGTTTACTACGCAGCCCGACCCCGGCCAGGCACTGGCGCAGCGCCTGGGGGCGCGCATCACGCCGGAAGCAGTGGTAGTAGCCGCCGACCAGCATACCATCCTTTACCAAGGCCGGCTCGACGACCAGTATGCCGCCCTGGGCCAGCGCCGCACCCTAAGCCAGCACCACGAGCTGGCCGATGCCCTGGCCGACCTGGCGGCGGGCCGCGCCGTAGCCGTGCCGCACACCCAGGCGGTGGGCTGCTACATCGAAAAAGCCGGGCTGGGTCAGTAA
- a CDS encoding glycosyltransferase family protein, translating into MTILYGVPGEGLGHATRSKVIIAWLLEQGHEVRVVSSSRAFTLLDKAFPGRVLEIKGFHLAYKQLTVSKSRTLGLTLRTAPEALQTNFRQYRQLLRGFRPAVVISDFESFSYFFAKLLRVPVISIDNMQIISRARLNVAIPPAIREDYDLARYLVRAKLPRARHYLITTFFELPLRPRYAGRTTLVPSIIRPEIQAAQPTRGDYILVYQSATTQGDLIPILQQLPEQEFRVYGFNKDEAHGNVRLRPFSEAGFIAELAGCRAVLTNGGFSLISEAVYLHKPVCAVPIPAQFEQWLNAAEIEQRGYGQHFEAITPANVQAFLAGLPQFEAALASYQQPGNEVLFARLTEVLAEL; encoded by the coding sequence ATGACCATCCTCTACGGCGTGCCGGGCGAGGGCCTCGGCCACGCTACCCGCAGCAAAGTCATCATTGCCTGGCTGCTGGAGCAGGGCCACGAGGTGCGAGTAGTTAGCAGCTCGCGGGCTTTTACGCTGCTCGACAAGGCTTTTCCGGGGCGGGTGCTGGAGATAAAGGGCTTTCACCTGGCGTATAAGCAGCTGACGGTATCAAAATCGCGCACGCTGGGCCTGACGCTGCGCACCGCGCCCGAGGCGCTGCAAACCAACTTCCGGCAGTACCGGCAGCTGCTGCGCGGCTTCCGGCCCGCGGTGGTGATTTCGGATTTTGAGTCGTTCAGCTATTTCTTTGCCAAGCTCTTGCGCGTACCGGTCATCAGCATTGATAATATGCAGATTATCAGCCGTGCCCGACTCAATGTGGCTATACCCCCGGCCATACGCGAAGACTACGACCTGGCCCGCTACCTGGTGCGGGCCAAGCTGCCCCGCGCCCGACACTACCTCATCACCACCTTTTTTGAGCTGCCGCTGCGCCCGCGCTACGCTGGGCGCACCACGCTGGTGCCCAGCATTATCCGACCCGAGATTCAGGCGGCCCAGCCAACTCGCGGTGACTATATACTGGTTTACCAATCGGCCACTACGCAGGGCGACCTTATTCCCATCTTGCAGCAGCTGCCGGAGCAGGAGTTTCGGGTGTATGGCTTCAACAAAGACGAGGCGCACGGCAACGTGCGGCTGCGGCCCTTCTCCGAGGCGGGCTTTATTGCCGAGCTGGCGGGCTGCCGCGCGGTGCTGACTAATGGCGGCTTTTCGCTGATTTCGGAGGCGGTGTACCTGCACAAGCCGGTGTGCGCAGTGCCCATCCCGGCGCAGTTCGAGCAGTGGCTGAATGCCGCCGAGATTGAGCAGCGCGGCTATGGCCAGCATTTTGAGGCCATTACGCCGGCGAATGTGCAGGCTTTTCTGGCCGGCTTGCCGCAGTTTGAGGCCGCGCTGGCCAGCTACCAGCAGCCGGGCAACGAGGTGCTATTTGCCCGGCTGACCGAAGTACTGGCCGAGTTATAA
- a CDS encoding M16 family metallopeptidase, protein MLNRLQPPPTQPLTQIVLPSPQVSTLPNGARLHLLANDAQPVLRLQVVLPAGKRQEPQPGIAQLTARMLTEGTATRSAREIADMVAFYGASLECESGPDRSTLTLYCLARHLPDLLPLVAEVLAAPSFPETELRQLQTRISQNMRVERQKTSYRASEEFNRHLFGAESAYGRPFDEASFTAFTAAELRAFHAAAYAPAGAELFLSGDVAAAAAAVATQLGQWQPATGAVPAALPTQPPLLPEPAPTGIVSVPVEGSIQASLRVGRRWPAPTEAQTPELLLLVKILGGYFGSRLMKNIREDKGFTYGIHASVVAREQATALVIGTDVNGESAGATRFEIAAELTRLQEEPLADDELETVKNYTLGKLLGETATVFEQADRYRYVVLQGLRPDYYTYLVQRTQAVTAAELQALARTYLSPADMLTVVAGGEVPELVY, encoded by the coding sequence GTGCTCAATCGCCTTCAGCCCCCTCCTACCCAGCCCCTTACCCAGATTGTACTACCCAGCCCGCAGGTGAGCACCCTGCCCAATGGCGCGCGCCTGCACCTGCTGGCCAACGATGCTCAGCCCGTGCTGCGCCTGCAGGTAGTGCTGCCCGCCGGCAAGCGCCAGGAGCCGCAGCCAGGTATCGCGCAGCTCACGGCCCGCATGCTGACCGAAGGCACGGCCACGCGCTCGGCACGCGAGATTGCCGATATGGTAGCTTTTTACGGGGCCTCGCTCGAATGCGAGTCGGGCCCCGACCGCAGTACGCTCACGCTCTACTGCCTGGCCCGGCACCTGCCCGACCTGCTGCCGCTGGTGGCCGAAGTACTGGCCGCCCCCAGCTTTCCCGAAACCGAGCTGCGCCAGCTGCAAACCCGCATCAGCCAGAATATGCGCGTAGAGCGCCAGAAAACCAGCTACCGCGCCAGTGAGGAGTTTAACCGCCACCTGTTTGGGGCCGAGTCGGCCTACGGCCGGCCGTTTGACGAAGCCTCCTTTACTGCCTTTACGGCGGCCGAGCTGCGGGCTTTTCATGCGGCCGCCTACGCACCGGCCGGAGCCGAGCTGTTTTTGAGCGGCGACGTGGCCGCCGCGGCCGCGGCCGTGGCGACGCAGCTGGGCCAGTGGCAGCCCGCTACCGGCGCGGTGCCCGCCGCGCTGCCTACCCAGCCGCCACTGCTGCCCGAGCCCGCTCCTACCGGGATAGTCAGCGTACCGGTTGAGGGGAGTATTCAGGCTTCGCTACGCGTAGGGCGGCGCTGGCCGGCTCCTACCGAAGCCCAAACGCCCGAGCTGCTGCTGCTGGTCAAGATTCTGGGCGGCTACTTTGGCTCGCGGCTCATGAAGAATATCCGGGAAGACAAGGGCTTTACCTACGGCATTCATGCCAGCGTGGTAGCGCGCGAGCAGGCTACCGCCCTGGTTATCGGCACCGATGTAAACGGCGAAAGTGCCGGCGCCACCCGCTTCGAGATTGCCGCCGAGCTAACCCGCCTGCAGGAAGAGCCGCTGGCTGACGATGAGCTCGAAACCGTTAAGAACTATACGCTGGGCAAGCTGCTGGGCGAAACGGCCACCGTATTTGAGCAGGCCGACCGCTACCGCTACGTGGTGCTGCAAGGCCTGCGGCCCGACTACTATACCTACCTGGTGCAACGCACCCAGGCCGTGACGGCCGCCGAGCTACAGGCCCTGGCCCGCACCTACCTCAGCCCCGCCGACATGCTGACCGTAGTGGCCGGCGGCGAAGTGCCGGAGCTGGTTTATTAA
- the porV gene encoding type IX secretion system outer membrane channel protein PorV, with the protein MTFFRTLGFTPALLLLAAPAALAQVATADLHTITTAVPILTLSPDARGAALGDAGVATSPDANAAFYNPGKLGFVNYKYAFSPSYSPWLRQITDDMSLSYLSGYGKVGDRGAISASLLYFNLGNIDYRDFQNLPNGNFNPKEYAFTVSYGQKLGENFGVGVSARYVRSNIIGSFPGGGDAQPGSSFAADLGAYYSKDATIGTGVYNLAFGLAVTNIGNKMVYRDATNPSFLPTQLRLGTAITREIDSYNKITLAFDATKLLVPSPYYETPNSKDTAQTARVQRIDRERQQQGIVSGIFSSFNDAPGGFKGELQEINLHGGMEYWYDNKIAARVGYFYENPHTGARQYLSFGLGAQLSVFGVDGTYLVPNSQANPLAQTIRVSLHFNLNKLADAFDEKGAGGTQGTLPN; encoded by the coding sequence ATGACTTTTTTTCGTACGCTGGGCTTTACGCCGGCGCTCTTGCTGCTGGCCGCCCCCGCGGCGCTGGCGCAAGTAGCCACTGCCGACCTGCACACCATCACCACAGCAGTGCCCATCCTGACGCTGAGCCCCGATGCGCGCGGCGCGGCGCTGGGCGATGCCGGCGTGGCGACCTCGCCCGATGCCAACGCAGCCTTTTACAACCCCGGCAAGCTGGGCTTTGTAAATTACAAGTATGCCTTTTCGCCGTCGTATTCGCCCTGGCTGCGCCAGATTACCGACGACATGAGCCTGAGCTACCTGTCGGGCTACGGCAAGGTGGGCGACCGGGGCGCTATATCGGCCTCGCTGCTTTACTTCAACCTCGGTAATATCGACTACCGCGACTTCCAGAACCTGCCCAACGGTAATTTCAACCCCAAGGAGTATGCCTTTACGGTATCGTATGGCCAGAAGCTGGGAGAAAACTTCGGCGTAGGCGTGTCGGCACGCTACGTGCGCTCCAACATCATCGGCTCGTTTCCGGGCGGGGGCGATGCCCAGCCGGGCAGCTCATTTGCGGCCGACCTGGGCGCTTATTACAGCAAGGATGCCACCATTGGCACGGGCGTGTATAACCTGGCCTTTGGCCTGGCGGTCACCAATATTGGCAACAAGATGGTGTACCGGGATGCGACCAACCCCAGCTTTCTGCCCACTCAGCTGCGCCTGGGCACGGCCATTACCCGCGAAATAGACTCCTACAATAAGATAACGCTGGCCTTCGACGCAACCAAGCTGCTGGTGCCCTCGCCCTACTACGAAACCCCCAATAGCAAAGACACTGCCCAGACAGCCCGGGTGCAGCGCATAGACCGCGAACGCCAGCAGCAGGGCATTGTTTCGGGTATCTTCAGCTCGTTTAACGACGCGCCGGGCGGCTTTAAAGGAGAGCTTCAGGAAATTAACCTGCACGGCGGCATGGAATACTGGTACGACAATAAGATTGCGGCCCGCGTCGGCTATTTTTACGAAAACCCACATACCGGCGCCCGCCAGTACCTGAGCTTCGGCCTGGGCGCGCAGTTGTCGGTATTTGGCGTCGATGGCACGTACCTGGTGCCCAACTCGCAGGCCAACCCATTGGCGCAGACCATCCGCGTATCGCTGCACTTCAACCTCAACAAGCTGGCCGATGCCTTTGATGAGAAAGGCGCGGGTGGCACGCAGGGCACGCTGCCCAACTAA
- a CDS encoding T9SS type A sorting domain-containing protein: protein MRPGRAQAQATQLNFSEHIAPIIYSHCARCHRPGEVAPFSLLSYQDVVSHGTTVMAVTGSGYMPPWKPDPNYRHYLDENTLSTTEIASIRSWVTSGMPQGNPALAPAVPTFPSGSQLGTPDLVVPMRQTFTVPGTNQDLYRVFVLPVTISADHDIAAVEFRPGNKRLVHHAIIGLDTTSQGEQRDAQDPGYGYTSFGGFGFTTVEDNFAGWVPGNQARFYPAGMGKKLYRHARLLVQVHYGPTSVAQTDSSVINIFYSRQPVQRYVATQPVITPFWGLTNGPFVIPAGQVKTFHYTFGVSQDVSLLSVLPHSHLLGKSWKVWAIKPSGDTIKLLKINDWNFRWQGNYRFPTMQYIPAGSRLEADVTYDNTTSNPNQPNLPPKTVTWGENTSDEMMVGFFDLVPYQPGDEAVALATRSAVPVGNAAGAESDFLLHPNPAELGAATASFTLLQAGPVSLRILDEKGRLVRNVLTQQTQPAGPRQVPLPLQNLPAGLYLVQLEASGSTRTGKLLIQ, encoded by the coding sequence ATGCGGCCCGGCCGCGCTCAGGCCCAGGCTACCCAGCTAAATTTCAGCGAGCACATAGCCCCTATTATCTATTCACACTGCGCCCGTTGCCACCGGCCGGGCGAGGTGGCACCGTTCTCACTGCTGAGCTACCAGGACGTGGTCAGCCACGGCACCACCGTTATGGCCGTTACGGGCTCGGGCTACATGCCGCCCTGGAAGCCCGACCCCAACTACCGCCACTACCTTGACGAAAATACTCTCTCTACCACGGAGATAGCCAGCATCCGGAGCTGGGTAACCAGCGGCATGCCCCAGGGCAACCCGGCCCTGGCGCCGGCCGTGCCAACCTTCCCCAGCGGCTCGCAGCTCGGCACCCCCGACCTGGTAGTGCCAATGCGCCAGACCTTTACGGTACCGGGCACCAACCAAGACCTGTACCGGGTGTTTGTGCTGCCGGTTACTATATCTGCCGACCACGATATTGCCGCCGTGGAGTTTCGGCCCGGCAACAAGCGGCTGGTGCACCACGCCATCATCGGCCTCGACACCACCAGCCAGGGCGAGCAGCGCGATGCCCAGGACCCCGGCTACGGCTACACCAGCTTCGGCGGCTTCGGGTTTACCACCGTGGAAGACAACTTTGCCGGCTGGGTGCCGGGCAATCAGGCGCGCTTTTATCCGGCGGGCATGGGCAAAAAGCTGTATCGCCATGCCCGCCTGCTGGTGCAGGTGCACTACGGCCCCACGAGCGTGGCCCAAACCGACTCGTCGGTTATCAACATCTTTTACAGCCGCCAGCCGGTGCAGCGCTACGTAGCCACGCAGCCCGTTATTACGCCCTTCTGGGGCCTTACCAACGGCCCGTTTGTCATTCCGGCCGGCCAGGTCAAGACCTTTCACTACACCTTCGGCGTGTCGCAGGATGTAAGCCTGCTTTCCGTGCTGCCCCATTCGCACCTGCTGGGTAAAAGCTGGAAGGTATGGGCCATCAAGCCCAGCGGCGACACCATCAAGCTCTTGAAAATCAACGACTGGAATTTTCGCTGGCAGGGCAACTATCGCTTCCCGACCATGCAGTACATTCCGGCCGGCTCGCGCCTGGAGGCCGATGTTACCTACGACAACACGACCAGCAACCCCAACCAGCCCAACTTGCCCCCGAAAACCGTGACCTGGGGCGAAAATACCAGCGACGAGATGATGGTCGGCTTCTTCGACCTGGTGCCCTACCAGCCCGGCGACGAAGCCGTGGCCCTGGCCACTCGCTCGGCCGTGCCCGTGGGCAATGCCGCCGGGGCCGAAAGCGACTTCCTGCTCCACCCCAACCCGGCCGAGCTGGGGGCGGCCACCGCCAGCTTTACCTTGCTCCAGGCTGGCCCCGTCAGCCTGCGCATCCTCGATGAGAAAGGCCGCCTGGTACGCAACGTGCTTACGCAGCAGACGCAGCCCGCCGGCCCGCGCCAAGTGCCGCTACCGCTGCAAAATCTGCCCGCCGGCCTCTACCTGGTGCAGCTCGAAGCCAGCGGCAGCACCCGCACCGGCAAGCTGCTTATTCAGTAG
- the porU gene encoding type IX secretion system sortase PorU, translating to MRNLFSMLLLGILVGFTVPAYAQAGGPAQVVPVSLSWTTYASLPNPRANADDAPRRVPSFKGAYHGPGAVVGTYTLRLAGTIGSGELRDAVYEAFPAADVKLLGNTTLPAAPAVQLRYGTEARRPYTYVLIQPVRRNPQTGQAERLLSFSYAGQATGSSAAARSTAGRAHVSTSVLSKGDWFKIGVPHNGVYKLDKATLKSLGLPVATLDPRRIQLFGNAIGLLPQANSAPRPDDLAENNLLFVGNGDGVFDDGEYFLFYARGPHTWRASQPGAIALAADPTRPGLFGLLGEGGRFKHINNFYCDTAYYFVTVGNQNGRRIPTVAAPGRAPQGAPITTFLDRRFYEHDLVNLLHSGRRWLGEAFTSSNPQRDFVFSGDGNQPLADLVAGDTLRLTVATANTALQNSSFDVALNGAKLGSQSLPGIPNGSFTAVATNDFHTFTTLTPAGLTDPKVTLTFSSYDAAGTGYLDYLELVVKRQLRLSGSYLEFNSLNYKRGAGTVGTFTVANTSPGTQVWEVTNPRQPQAQTLDASGSFLAYTDSLREFIAVQPSGTFDAPRLFGKIPNQNLHALNSDGKLNLVIVTYPPFQAQAERLAQHRRDYNGLNVAVVTTKQVYNEYSSGGQDATAIRDLMKQVYDRNPDPVGNRGYLLLFGDASFDYKSSPYNDASQQPAWWATRAPFKTTSNFNAANQDFVPTYESRESFQPVDNFSSSRDNIEGLNSYSSEDYYGLLDDSEGEWIEANVGNFEATDIGIGRLPVRTPINDRANTAQAQQVVDKLIAYDSPASFGKWRNRITLTADDTDAEKTNEFAFDSETIFAPTISSSEPAYNLRKDYLDLFPQVSVAAGQRSPAAVAAIDEALEQGSLLIGYTGHGGPRGLADEQIITIPSLLALNNQNRLTFFVTGTCDLSTYDNPDFTSAGEQVLTDNATGGAVGLFTTTRVVYSNFNTEVVNNFYTQVLTRNAAGTLPYLGLAASTAKNNSPGGDLNNRNYTLLADPTTRLAYPGQRVVLDSINGHHVQTITTSLDTLQALGQMRLSGHIENNGVLNPGFGGTADITIFDKPITVQTLGDAGSPKIDVQTQENVIYGGQATVRAGRFSVKFVVPKDIAYNVGKGKISLYAADLVNKVDAQGYQLALVGGAAHGATSDTRPPLVHLFISTSALPNDTSFVSGATATPNPLLIARLKDASGINTSSAGIGHDITLTLDNDPTKLVVVNDAYTTDVDNFRTGLVRYLYKDLAPGPHTIRLKAWDTHNNSAEGTVDFLVAQSAQLALDHVLNYPNPFSNITTFHFDQTRAGSELDVQVQIFTIAGRLVKTLHASFPSSTAHIPSTHQDPSLSWDGRDDYNDQLARGVYVYRVSVRSGDQVATKFEKLVLLN from the coding sequence ATGCGAAACCTTTTCTCGATGCTGCTGCTGGGAATACTGGTGGGCTTTACCGTGCCAGCGTATGCCCAGGCGGGCGGCCCGGCGCAGGTAGTGCCCGTTAGCCTCAGCTGGACCACCTACGCCAGCCTGCCCAACCCGCGGGCCAACGCCGACGATGCTCCGCGCCGCGTACCTAGCTTTAAGGGCGCTTATCATGGGCCCGGTGCCGTGGTGGGCACCTACACGCTGCGCCTGGCCGGCACCATCGGCAGTGGTGAGCTGCGCGATGCCGTGTACGAAGCCTTTCCGGCCGCTGATGTCAAGCTGCTGGGCAATACTACCTTACCCGCCGCGCCGGCCGTGCAGCTGCGCTACGGCACCGAGGCCCGCCGCCCATACACCTACGTGCTGATTCAGCCCGTGCGCCGCAACCCGCAAACCGGCCAGGCCGAGCGCCTGCTGTCGTTTTCCTACGCCGGCCAGGCTACCGGCAGCAGCGCGGCCGCCCGCTCCACGGCGGGCCGGGCCCACGTCAGCACGTCGGTGCTGAGTAAGGGCGACTGGTTTAAAATCGGCGTGCCGCACAATGGCGTTTATAAGCTCGATAAGGCGACGCTCAAAAGCCTGGGCCTGCCCGTAGCCACCCTGGACCCACGCCGTATCCAGCTCTTTGGCAACGCCATCGGGCTGCTGCCCCAGGCCAACTCTGCGCCCCGCCCCGACGACCTGGCCGAAAACAACCTGCTGTTTGTAGGCAATGGAGATGGCGTATTCGATGACGGCGAATACTTTCTGTTCTATGCCAGAGGGCCGCATACCTGGCGGGCCAGCCAGCCGGGGGCTATCGCGCTTGCCGCCGACCCTACCCGGCCCGGCTTGTTCGGGCTGCTGGGCGAAGGCGGGCGCTTCAAGCACATCAACAACTTTTACTGCGACACGGCCTACTACTTTGTGACGGTGGGCAACCAAAACGGGCGGCGTATTCCAACGGTAGCTGCCCCCGGCAGAGCGCCGCAGGGAGCACCCATCACGACGTTTCTGGACCGCCGCTTCTACGAGCATGACCTCGTCAACCTTCTACACTCGGGCCGCCGCTGGCTGGGCGAAGCTTTTACGAGCAGCAACCCCCAGCGCGACTTCGTTTTCAGTGGCGACGGCAACCAGCCGCTGGCCGACCTGGTAGCCGGCGATACCCTGCGCCTGACCGTAGCCACGGCCAATACCGCTTTGCAAAACAGCAGCTTCGATGTGGCGCTTAACGGTGCCAAGCTGGGTAGTCAGTCGCTGCCCGGCATCCCCAACGGCTCGTTTACGGCCGTGGCTACCAACGATTTTCACACCTTTACCACCCTCACCCCGGCCGGCCTCACCGACCCCAAGGTGACGCTGACTTTTTCCTCGTACGATGCGGCCGGCACCGGCTACCTCGACTACCTGGAGCTGGTGGTGAAGCGCCAGCTGCGCCTCAGCGGCTCTTACCTGGAGTTTAACTCGCTCAACTACAAGCGGGGGGCCGGCACCGTAGGCACCTTCACGGTAGCCAATACCAGCCCCGGCACTCAGGTGTGGGAAGTAACCAACCCGCGCCAGCCGCAGGCGCAGACCCTGGACGCCAGCGGCAGCTTTCTGGCCTACACCGACTCGCTGCGCGAGTTTATAGCCGTGCAGCCCAGCGGCACCTTCGATGCGCCCCGGCTGTTTGGCAAAATTCCGAATCAGAACCTGCACGCGCTCAACAGCGATGGCAAGCTGAATCTGGTGATTGTAACCTACCCGCCCTTCCAGGCGCAGGCGGAGCGGCTGGCCCAGCACCGCCGCGACTACAACGGCCTGAATGTGGCCGTGGTAACCACCAAGCAGGTGTACAACGAATATAGCTCGGGTGGGCAGGACGCCACCGCCATCCGCGACCTGATGAAGCAGGTGTACGACCGCAACCCCGACCCGGTAGGCAACCGCGGCTACCTGCTGCTGTTTGGCGATGCTTCGTTCGACTATAAGTCGTCGCCCTACAACGATGCCAGCCAGCAGCCCGCCTGGTGGGCGACCCGCGCACCCTTCAAAACCACTTCCAACTTCAACGCGGCTAACCAAGACTTCGTGCCTACCTACGAGTCGCGCGAATCGTTTCAGCCGGTGGACAACTTCAGTAGTAGCCGTGACAATATTGAGGGGCTAAACAGCTATTCATCAGAAGACTACTATGGCTTGCTCGACGATAGCGAGGGCGAGTGGATAGAGGCTAACGTGGGCAATTTCGAAGCCACCGACATCGGCATCGGGCGCCTGCCCGTGCGGACGCCCATCAACGACCGGGCTAATACGGCTCAGGCCCAGCAGGTGGTAGATAAGCTCATTGCCTACGACTCGCCGGCCAGCTTTGGCAAGTGGCGCAATCGCATCACCCTCACGGCCGACGATACGGACGCGGAAAAAACGAACGAGTTTGCCTTCGATTCGGAAACGATTTTTGCCCCCACTATCAGCTCCAGCGAGCCGGCCTACAACCTGCGGAAGGATTATCTTGACCTGTTTCCGCAGGTAAGCGTAGCGGCCGGCCAGCGCTCGCCGGCCGCCGTGGCCGCCATCGACGAAGCACTGGAGCAGGGTTCGCTGCTCATCGGCTATACCGGCCACGGCGGGCCGCGCGGCCTGGCCGATGAGCAGATTATCACGATTCCTTCGCTGCTGGCGCTCAATAACCAGAACCGCCTTACTTTCTTCGTAACCGGCACCTGCGACCTGAGCACCTACGACAACCCCGACTTTACTTCGGCGGGCGAGCAGGTGCTTACCGATAATGCCACGGGGGGCGCAGTCGGGCTATTTACCACTACCCGCGTAGTCTATTCAAATTTTAATACGGAAGTTGTTAATAATTTTTACACCCAGGTGTTAACCCGCAATGCAGCGGGCACCCTGCCCTATCTGGGCCTGGCGGCCAGCACTGCCAAAAACAATTCGCCCGGCGGCGACCTTAACAACCGCAACTATACTCTGCTCGCCGACCCTACTACCCGCCTGGCCTACCCTGGCCAGCGCGTGGTACTCGATTCTATCAATGGCCACCACGTGCAAACAATTACGACCAGCCTCGACACGCTGCAGGCCCTTGGCCAGATGCGCCTGAGCGGTCACATCGAAAACAATGGCGTGCTGAACCCCGGCTTCGGCGGCACGGCCGACATCACTATTTTCGACAAGCCCATAACGGTGCAGACCCTGGGTGATGCAGGCTCCCCTAAAATTGATGTGCAGACGCAGGAAAACGTAATTTATGGCGGGCAGGCCACCGTACGGGCCGGCCGCTTCTCCGTTAAGTTTGTGGTGCCCAAAGACATTGCCTATAACGTGGGTAAAGGTAAAATCAGCCTGTACGCCGCCGACCTCGTCAACAAAGTAGATGCCCAGGGGTATCAGCTGGCCCTGGTGGGCGGGGCCGCGCACGGGGCCACCAGCGATACCCGGCCGCCGCTGGTTCACTTGTTTATTTCTACCTCAGCCCTGCCCAACGATACGTCCTTTGTATCGGGCGCCACTGCTACCCCAAACCCGCTGCTCATTGCCCGGCTCAAGGACGCATCGGGCATCAACACGTCGAGCGCGGGCATCGGGCACGATATCACCCTCACGCTCGACAACGACCCCACCAAGCTGGTAGTGGTAAACGATGCCTATACTACCGATGTCGACAACTTCCGCACCGGCCTGGTGCGCTACCTCTACAAAGACCTGGCGCCCGGCCCCCATACTATTCGCCTCAAGGCCTGGGATACGCACAATAATTCGGCCGAAGGCACAGTTGACTTCCTCGTTGCGCAATCGGCGCAGCTGGCCCTCGACCACGTCTTAAACTATCCCAACCCTTTCAGCAACATCACAACCTTCCACTTCGACCAGACCCGCGCGGGCTCCGAGCTGGATGTGCAGGTGCAGATATTTACCATAGCCGGCCGCCTCGTCAAAACCCTGCACGCCAGCTTTCCGTCCAGCACGGCCCATATCCCCAGCACTCACCAGGACCCCAGCCTGAGCTGGGACGGCCGCGACGACTACAACGACCAGCTGGCGCGGGGCGTGTACGTGTACCGGGTCAGCGTCCGCTCGGGCGACCAGGTAGCTACGAAGTTTGAAAAGCTGGTGCTATTAAATTAG
- a CDS encoding CDP-alcohol phosphatidyltransferase family protein, with translation MKRHIPNAVTCLNLLCGCLALTFIFRGNLVMGAYLVGIAAVADFFDGMLARALRVSSPIGKDLDSLADMVSFGVVPGAILYMLLTSHEAWAASGWHWLARLGFVVSIFSALRLAKFNNDTRQTTSFIGLPTPACTLVVASLPLILAHDRFGLSGIILNPWLLLGLTALLSGLLVAELPLFALKFKNLRWLGNRRRFIFVGVALGLVATLRSAGIPVAVLLYVLMSVPGRVRSRDGFEPSPGSPQ, from the coding sequence TTGAAACGACATATTCCCAACGCTGTTACCTGCCTCAACCTGCTGTGCGGGTGCCTGGCGCTCACGTTTATTTTTCGGGGCAACCTGGTAATGGGCGCCTACCTGGTGGGCATCGCCGCCGTAGCCGACTTTTTTGACGGAATGTTGGCGCGGGCACTGCGCGTGTCGTCGCCCATCGGCAAAGACCTCGATTCGCTGGCCGATATGGTATCGTTTGGGGTAGTGCCGGGGGCCATCTTGTACATGCTGCTGACCAGCCACGAGGCGTGGGCAGCGAGCGGCTGGCACTGGCTGGCGCGCCTGGGGTTCGTGGTGAGTATTTTTTCGGCCCTGCGCCTGGCTAAGTTCAATAACGACACGCGGCAGACAACCTCGTTTATCGGCCTGCCTACGCCGGCCTGCACGCTGGTAGTAGCCTCGCTGCCGCTCATTCTGGCCCACGACCGGTTTGGGCTGAGTGGTATCATCCTCAATCCGTGGCTGCTGCTGGGCCTTACTGCGCTGCTCTCGGGCCTGCTGGTGGCCGAGCTGCCGCTCTTCGCCCTGAAATTTAAGAACCTGCGCTGGCTGGGAAACCGGCGGCGGTTTATTTTTGTAGGGGTGGCGCTGGGGCTGGTCGCCACGCTGCGGTCGGCCGGCATACCGGTGGCGGTGCTGCTCTACGTGCTCATGTCGGTGCCCGGCCGGGTGCGCAGCCGCGACGGCTTCGAACCCAGCCCCGGCAGCCCGCAATAA